The Panicum virgatum strain AP13 chromosome 3N, P.virgatum_v5, whole genome shotgun sequence genome includes the window AGGACGCGCGCCCGGAGACGTGGTAAACAAGCGCGGAGGCATGcgacctttttttttgaagtaaagaAATGGACCATCTTTTTCTTCGAAACAAAAAGAAATGAATCATCTTTGTATATATACACATCTTTTTTTTCCCCGTCTTCTCCTTCCTTTTGGCATTGGCGTCCTGCGGGGAAGGTCCTTCGCCGGCGAGCAGCTTTTAGTCATGGCGAATCGGGCACATGCTTCCAGCGCGGATCATGATGGACGGTGGCGGGCGACGAGTGGTCAATGCGGTTGTGCAGACGCAGGCACGCAGTTGCGGTTGGTTGCCGTCCGTCCGTCGACACCGCCGCGACGGGGCCACACATCGCCTGCACCCGATCCGGGCATGCACGCCGGTGCGCCTGCCGTCCCGACCTGTCTGCCTCCGGCCATCCATGCATCATCCATGGACCATGGCAGTTTctgctttcttttctttttttggttttCTCTCAACACCATGAGGAACTCATGGAGTCATGGAACTCGATCTGGCACTCTGCAATACGATTCATCACTCACCAGACATGAGACATTGTACGGTAAGATGCAATGTTCATCTGTTGTTGCAAAATTTACGTACTGATCTCCATTCTCCAACCGTCTGACACTGCGTACTTTCCAAACTACTCCGTATTAGTAAGATACTAAATACGGACAATTCTGACGCTACATggagttgcttcatctttttttttattacaTGGATTTTTTTCCCAAACTACATGGATTTTTTTTAGCCTGGAGTTGCTTCATCTAAAGCACCAAAAGCTTCATCCAGCCGGCTTTTCCCAGCACGAGCACACCACAAAAAATGCTCACGAATTCCGATGCAACGAGCTCAACATCAGACAGCACTATGCAAGCAGCCAAAGAGAACACTGTAATAAAAGTAAAAAACGGCAAAAAGCTCACTTGCCCGTTCACTCACGGATTCATCATCCGATTCAACACTCACTCGCCTGTATTTACATGCCAGATTAACCGCCCGGTTTGTCCGCAAGAAGCACTAGCTAACCACTCTGATCACGCGTCGCAAGATCAAGCACGAGGTTGATTTCAACGGAAGAGCGAGCTCGTCAATGGCGATGGTAACAAGAAGTTActgaggagcggcgccggcggcgggcacgtCCTTCTTCGCGGCCTTGTTCTTCTTGGTCCCGCCGGCGGAGGAAGGGGcgcccgaggaggaggaggcggcggccgcggcggacggGGAGAAGAGGCGGTCGATGCCGAACACGGAGACGGACTTGCGGGAGCCGCGGAGGGAGTAGACGGGCACGTTGAGCACGGGCGCCACGCGGACGTGCGCCGAGTAGGACCGCTCCatggcgccgcccgcgcggtggccgcgccgcccgccggcgaggcTGCTCGGGCTGCTGGAGCTCCGCCCCAGCCCGTTGAACACCACCTTGCCGGCCGCGTTCAGGCGCGGGCTGTCGGCCGCGACGACCgccggagggggaggcggcgggggcggcgggggcgccgccgccgccgcctgctgagATGGGGGGAGGCGGATCTTCGGAGGCAGGTTCTGGTGCTGCTGGGACGCTggtggtggtgccggcggcgtTGGGGTCGCCGagatcggcgccggcgcgggggctGGCGTTGCCTTCTCGGCGGTCTTGTCCGGCTCGTCGGGGCCGACCTCGCGGAGCAGCGGCAGGCTCAGggacggctccggctccggcggcttcggcccgcggcggagcagccggcGCAGCGGCCTCGGCTCCGACGAcgcactcgccgccgccgaccccgacgACGCCTGCTGCTTGCGTAGCCGGAGGAGATCCcgccacctccgcgccgggATCTTGGGCTCCTCGACGCCGACCACCGCCACGCCCTTCGCCTCCTCCggttgctgcgccgccaccgacgccgGGGCCGGCGGCTGTGCGTGCTTCGGCGGCAGAGCCGTCgtctgcgccgccgtcgccgcccccaccgcttcctcctccgccggtgGCGCGGGGATGCGGAGCGGGACGAGCTTGCCCCCGGAGAAGAGCTCGTCGGCGGGGAGCATGGACGCGGCCGCGCACCCGCCGAGGAGGAACTCGaagtcggcgccggcgccgggcccggtcttccctcccgccgccgccgccgcctccctccccccTCCGCCCGCGTCCTCGAGGCTGAACGACACCCGCGGCCCCAGccactgcaccgccgccgccgcaggctgcggaggcggaggcggcgggggcggtggcggcgccggtgggCGCGACGCGGCCGCGGCTGAAGCCATGTCGAGAGT containing:
- the LOC120666900 gene encoding formin-like protein 3, with the protein product MASAAAASRPPAPPPPPPPPPPQPAAAAVQWLGPRVSFSLEDAGGGGREAAAAAGGKTGPGAGADFEFLLGGCAAASMLPADELFSGGKLVPLRIPAPPAEEEAVGAATAAQTTALPPKHAQPPAPASVAAQQPEEAKGVAVVGVEEPKIPARRWRDLLRLRKQQASSGSAAASASSEPRPLRRLLRRGPKPPEPEPSLSLPLLREVGPDEPDKTAEKATPAPAPAPISATPTPPAPPPASQQHQNLPPKIRLPPSQQAAAAAPPPPPPPPPPAVVAADSPRLNAAGKVVFNGLGRSSSSPSSLAGGRRGHRAGGAMERSYSAHVRVAPVLNVPVYSLRGSRKSVSVFGIDRLFSPSAAAAASSSSGAPSSAGGTKKNKAAKKDVPAAGAAPQ